In Haloarcula salinisoli, a genomic segment contains:
- the rpsJ gene encoding 30S ribosomal protein S10: MSQQARVRLAGTSPEDLDNICDDVREIAEKTGVELSGPVPLPTKTLEVPTRKSPDGEGTATWEHWEMRVHKRLIDIDADERALRQLMRIQVPNDVSIEIVLED, translated from the coding sequence ATGTCCCAGCAGGCACGCGTTCGGCTCGCGGGCACGAGTCCCGAGGACCTGGACAACATCTGCGACGACGTGCGGGAGATCGCCGAGAAGACGGGGGTCGAACTGTCGGGCCCCGTCCCGCTCCCCACGAAGACGCTGGAAGTCCCCACCCGCAAGTCCCCCGACGGTGAGGGGACCGCGACGTGGGAACACTGGGAGATGCGCGTCCACAAGCGCCTCATCGATATCGATGCCGACGAACGGGCCCTGCGCCAGCTGATGCGCATCCAGGTGCCCAACGACGTCTCCATCGAGATCGTCCTCGAGGACTGA
- a CDS encoding amino acid-binding protein, with protein MSDSTDEVRSYTVRLELVDEPGALLNALEPIASNGGNLLSIFHERGNLTPRGHIPVEVDLEATPERFEGIVEALRGAGINVIQAGAERYSEAMTVVLSGHLINTDLSDTVSRIQEATNATVTDLSLSAPEGTEDASSARIRLATEQDAAEGVIDTVREVAGEKDLRVIEPLGPGGDL; from the coding sequence ATGAGCGACTCGACCGACGAGGTTCGGTCCTACACAGTGCGGCTCGAACTCGTCGACGAGCCGGGCGCACTGTTGAACGCGCTCGAACCCATCGCCAGCAACGGCGGCAACCTCCTCTCTATCTTCCACGAGCGGGGGAACCTCACCCCGCGGGGCCACATCCCGGTCGAGGTCGACCTGGAGGCCACCCCGGAGCGCTTCGAGGGTATCGTCGAGGCGCTGCGCGGGGCCGGTATCAACGTCATCCAGGCCGGCGCCGAGCGCTACAGCGAGGCCATGACGGTCGTCCTCTCGGGCCACCTCATCAACACCGACCTCTCCGACACCGTCTCGCGCATCCAGGAGGCGACCAACGCGACGGTGACCGACCTCTCGCTGTCCGCACCGGAAGGCACCGAAGACGCCTCGAGTGCGCGTATCCGGCTGGCGACCGAACAGGACGCCGCCGAGGGCGTCATCGACACGGTCCGTGAGGTCGCAGGCGAGAAGGACCTGCGCGTCATCGAGCCGCTCGGGCCCGGAGGTGACCTATGA
- a CDS encoding homoserine dehydrogenase, which yields MRLAVIGAGAVGSSVVELAADYGHTVTAYADSQSAAVDPDGIDVEGAFERKQTDGIVGDDDPATAVEGPYDVLVEATPTTLGDAQPGFGHVEAALTNDRHVVLANKGPVAERYADVRALERDSAGSVLFEATVGGAMPVLSTIDDFDPEHITAVRGVLNGTANFILSRMGAEGLGYEHVLAEAQDLGVAEADPTFDVDGTDAALKGVIVANVLSDDDTEYTLEDADVEGIQDIEGSALELAAEDGRTVRLIAEVVEGEVRVGPRLVPEHAPLAPTGTRNIVQLETEHAGRLNISGRGAGGPETASAVLADVGRLPELS from the coding sequence ATGAGACTCGCCGTCATCGGCGCCGGCGCCGTCGGTTCCTCGGTCGTCGAACTCGCCGCCGACTACGGTCACACCGTCACCGCCTACGCCGACTCACAGAGCGCTGCCGTCGACCCCGACGGTATCGACGTCGAAGGGGCCTTCGAGCGAAAGCAAACCGATGGCATCGTCGGTGACGACGACCCGGCGACCGCGGTCGAGGGGCCCTACGACGTGCTCGTGGAGGCCACGCCGACGACGCTGGGCGACGCCCAGCCCGGCTTCGGCCACGTCGAGGCCGCGCTCACGAACGACCGCCACGTCGTGCTGGCGAACAAGGGACCGGTGGCCGAGCGCTACGCCGACGTGCGCGCTCTCGAACGCGACAGCGCCGGCTCCGTGCTGTTCGAGGCGACCGTCGGCGGCGCGATGCCGGTCCTCTCCACTATCGACGACTTCGACCCCGAACACATCACCGCGGTGCGTGGCGTGCTCAACGGCACCGCTAATTTCATTCTCTCGCGCATGGGCGCGGAGGGGCTAGGCTACGAGCACGTCCTGGCGGAGGCCCAGGACCTGGGCGTCGCCGAGGCCGACCCGACCTTCGACGTCGACGGCACCGACGCCGCGTTGAAAGGTGTGATCGTCGCGAACGTCCTCTCGGACGACGACACCGAGTACACGCTCGAAGACGCCGACGTCGAGGGCATCCAGGACATCGAGGGCTCCGCGTTAGAACTGGCCGCCGAGGACGGCCGAACTGTTCGGTTGATCGCCGAGGTCGTCGAGGGCGAGGTCCGGGTCGGTCCGCGGCTCGTCCCCGAGCACGCCCCGCTGGCCCCGACGGGCACGCGCAACATCGTCCAGCTGGAGACCGAACACGCCGGGCGGCTCAACATCTCCGGCCGGGGCGCCGGCGGCCCCGAGACCGCGAGTGCGGTGCTCGCCGACGTCGGGCGGCTGCCCGAGCTGTCGTAG
- the tuf gene encoding translation elongation factor EF-1 subunit alpha yields MSDEQHQNLAIIGHVDHGKSTLVGRLLYETGSVPEHVIEQHKEEAEEKGKGGFEFAYVMDNLAEERERGVTIDIAHQEFSTDTYDFTIVDCPGHRDFVKNMITGASQADNAVLVVAADDGVQPQTQEHVFLARTLGIGELIVAVNKMDLVDYAESDYKTTVEEVKDLLNQVRFDTDDAEFIPISAFEGDNIASESDNTGWYDGEILLEALNNLPAPEPPTDAPLRLPIQDVYTISGIGTVPVGRVETGILNTGDNVSFQPSDVSGEVKTVEMHHEEVPKAEPGDNVGFNVRGVGKDDIRRGDVCGPADDPPSVAETFQAQIVVMQHPSVITEGYTPVFHAHTAQVACTVESLDKKIDPSSGEVAEENPDFIQNGDAAVVTVRPQKPLSIEPSSEIPELGSFAIRDMGQTIAAGKVLSVNER; encoded by the coding sequence ATGAGCGACGAACAACACCAGAACCTGGCCATCATCGGCCACGTCGACCACGGTAAGAGCACGCTCGTCGGCCGACTCCTGTACGAGACAGGATCGGTCCCCGAGCACGTCATCGAACAGCACAAGGAAGAGGCAGAGGAGAAGGGCAAGGGCGGCTTCGAGTTCGCCTACGTCATGGACAACCTCGCCGAAGAGCGAGAGCGTGGTGTCACCATCGACATCGCCCACCAGGAGTTCAGCACGGACACCTACGACTTCACCATCGTCGACTGTCCCGGCCACCGCGACTTCGTGAAGAACATGATCACGGGCGCGAGCCAGGCCGACAACGCCGTCCTCGTCGTCGCCGCCGACGACGGTGTCCAGCCGCAGACCCAGGAGCACGTCTTCCTGGCCCGCACCCTGGGCATCGGCGAACTCATCGTCGCGGTCAACAAGATGGACCTCGTCGACTACGCCGAGTCCGACTACAAGACCACCGTCGAAGAGGTCAAGGACCTCCTCAACCAGGTCCGCTTCGACACCGACGACGCCGAGTTCATCCCGATTTCGGCCTTCGAGGGCGACAACATCGCCTCCGAGTCCGACAACACGGGCTGGTACGACGGCGAAATCCTGCTCGAAGCCCTCAACAACCTGCCGGCCCCGGAGCCGCCGACGGACGCGCCGCTCCGACTGCCGATTCAGGACGTCTACACCATCTCCGGTATCGGTACCGTCCCTGTAGGCCGCGTCGAGACGGGTATCCTCAACACCGGCGACAACGTCAGCTTCCAGCCGTCTGACGTCTCCGGCGAGGTCAAGACCGTCGAGATGCACCACGAGGAAGTCCCCAAGGCCGAGCCCGGTGACAACGTCGGGTTCAACGTCCGTGGCGTCGGCAAGGACGACATCCGCCGCGGTGACGTCTGTGGCCCCGCCGACGACCCGCCGTCGGTCGCCGAGACGTTCCAGGCCCAGATCGTCGTGATGCAGCACCCGTCGGTCATCACCGAGGGCTACACGCCGGTCTTCCACGCCCACACCGCACAGGTCGCCTGTACGGTCGAGTCCCTGGACAAGAAGATCGACCCCTCCTCCGGCGAGGTCGCCGAGGAGAACCCGGACTTCATCCAGAACGGCGACGCCGCCGTCGTGACGGTCCGACCCCAGAAACCCCTCAGCATCGAGCCGTCCTCCGAGATTCCGGAGCTCGGTTCGTTCGCGATTCGGGACATGGGTCAGACCATCGCCGCTGGGAAAGTCCTCAGCGTCAACGAGCGATAA